Part of the Kangiella geojedonensis genome is shown below.
TGATGTGAACTTTATTCAAGGTGATTTCAGAGAAGAATCAGTGCTGAATCAATTACTTGATATGATTGGTGACCACAAGGCAACCCTTGTATTATCTGATATGGCCCCCAATATGAGTGGAATGGACGCGATCGATCAGCCTAAAGGTATGTATTTGGCTGAGCTAGCGCTTGAGTTGGCAAGAGAAGTGTCGGCGAAAGGTGCGAGTTATGTGGTCAAAGTATTCCAAGGCGAGGGATTTGACGAATATATTCGCCAATGTAGGCAAAGCTTTGATAAAGTCATGATCCGCAAGCCGGATGCATCAAGGGCTCGTTCCCGTGAAGTGTACGTTGTTGGACAAGGCTATAAAGGTTAAAGCTATTTAATTAAGGCTTTCCAGCCATTAGCAATTATGGAATGTGTTACGTTTTGTTACGATACTGGTGCGGAAAAGCCAGTTTTATTGAGCCATTGGGCTTATCAATAGAAACAAGCATGGCATAATACTGAGTCAAAAAGTAAAGACAGGAAGCTGTCATAATTTGAGGTTCGAATTTTGAGCGATTTAGTAAAAAACATACTATTTTGGGTTATAGCGGCGGTTATTCTCTTCGTTGTTATTGATGCCATTCAAGAGAAGCAGCTTGACGATAGTAAAATTCCTTTTTCTGAATTTGTTGAGAAAATTGAGGCAAAGGAAGTTGATGATGTCGTCATTAACCCTAACGATATCGTAGTGTCTGGTCGAGAAACTGGTTCGAACCGTAATATTAGAGCGGAAATTCCAGATGGCGGGCATGGAAAACTCAACGAAATTCTGCTCGAAAACAAAGTCCAATATTCAGGCAAAAAGCGTGAAGGTGGTGGCTTTGGTACTTTCTTACTAAGCTTTGGCCCGATTCTGCTGTTGATAGCTGTATGGATATATTTCATGCGCCAAATGCAAGGCGGCGGTAAAGGTGGCGGTGCTTTATCATTTGGTAAAAGCAAAGCTCGTATGTTGAGTGAAGACCAGGTCAAAACGACTTTTGCGGATGTTGCGGGCGTAGAGGAAGCGAAGGAAGAAGTAGGCGAGTTGGTCGACTTCTTGCGCGACCCACGCAAATTCCAGCGCTTGGGTGGAAAGATCCCACGCGGTGTTTTGATGGTGGGGCCACCAGGTACCGGTAAAACATTGCTAGCACGTGCGATTGCAGGCGAGGCAAAAGTTCCTTTCTTTACGATTTCAGGTTCTGACTTCGTCGAAATGTTTGTGGGTGTTGGTGCGTCACGTGTGCGTGATATGTTTGAGCAAGCCAAAAAGCATGCTCCATGCATTATTTTCATTGATGAGATTGATGCGGTAGGTCGCCATCGTGGTGCTGGTCTAGGCGGTGGTCATGATGAGCGCGAGCAAACTTTGAACCAACTATTGGTTGAAATGGATGGTTTTGAAGGCGGTGAAGGCGTGATCGTCATTGCTGCAACAAACCGTCCTGACGTTCTTGACCCTGCACTATTACGTCCTGGCCGTTTTGACCGTCAGGTCATCGTTGGCTTGCCAGACATTAAAGGTCGGGAACAAATCATTAAGGTTCATATGCGTAAGATCCCAGTGGGTGACGACGTTGAACCAAGTTTAATTGCTCGTGGTACACCTGGTTTTTCAGGTGCAGATTTAGCGAACTTAGTTAACGAAGCTGCATTATTCGCTGCGCGTGATAATTTACGTACAGTTGGCATGGAGCAGTTCGAGAAAGCAAAAGACAAAATTTTGATGGGTGCTGAACGTCGCTCAATGGTGATGACTGAGGAAGAAAAACTAAACACGGCGTACCACGAAGCGGGTCATGCAATTGTTGGTCTTCGTGTTCCTAGTCATGATCCTGTGTATAAGGTGAGCATTATTCCACGCGGTCGAGCGCTGGGTGTGACCATGTATTTGCCAGAGCAGGACAAATACTCCCTATCGAAAGAGGCGTTGGAAAGCCAGTTGTCTTCATTATTCGGTGGGCGTATTGCTGAAGAACTCCTCAATGGTGCTGATAAAGTAACTACTGGTGCTTCGAATGATATCGAGCGAGCGACTGATATTGCACGAAACATGGTGACTAAGTGGGGCTTATCTGAAAAGTTAGGGCCTATGTCTTATGCCGAAGATGAAGATGAGGTGTTTCTAGGGCGTTCGGTAACGCAACACAAGAATATTTCGGATGAGACGGCGCGTATGATCGATTCAGAAATTCGCGATATTATTGAGCGTAATTACGAGCGTGCGAAAACAATCTTAAATGAAGACATGGATAAGTTACATGCCATGGCAAAAGCGTTGATGAAGTATGAAACGATTGATGCTAAACAGATTGATGACATTATGAAAGGCGAAGAACCTCAGCCACCGGCAGACTGGTCTGAAAAAACTAGCGCTGATGATGCTAGCGATGGAGGCAGTGCAAACAAGCAAGCTCCTTCGCAGGAGCCTGAGGATAATCCTTCTCAGCGTCAGTCAGACGATTAAGAAACAGGGTCCTGCGGGGCCCTTTTTTGATACTGGTTTTAGGAAATTGAGGTTGCATGTCTAAATTAGAATCGTTACTGAATCGCCCGCGCCCTTTGGTGATGGGGATCTTAAATACTACCCCGGATTCGTTCTCAGATGGTGGACGTTACATTCATCAAGAAGATGCCGAGAAGCGAATTAAAGAGATGCTAAGCGCCGGGGCGGATATTATTGATATCGGTGGTGAGTCAACGCGGCCAGGTGCCGCTGAGGTCTCGTTAGAGGATGAGTTAAAGCGAGTAATACCTCTGATTAAAGTGGCCAAAGCGCTTGGTGCGATAGTTTCTGTTGATACAAGCAAAGCTGAAGTGATGTCACGAGCTTTAGAGCATAATGTTGACCTCATCAATGATGTTCGAGCGTTGCAAGAAAAAGGGGCGCTAGAGGCTGTTACAGGAAGCGGTGCTTACCTTTGCCTGATGCACATGAAAGGACAGCCACGGACTATGCAACAGAACCCACAATATGACGATGTTGTGGCTGAAGTTCAGGATATGTTAAGAAAACGGATTGCAGAATGCGAAAAACATGGAATCGATAGAAAGAAAATTATCGTTGATCCGGGTTTTGGCTTTGGCAAAAGTTTGAAGCATAATACAGAGTTAATGGGCCGGTTGGAGCTGTTACAAGGTTTAGGCTGCCCAGTTCTGGTCGGTGTTTCTAGAAAAACCATGATAGGCCAGATTCTAGATCAAGAGATTCCTGAGAGGTTGGTCGGTAGTGTTGTTGCCGCAACCTATGCAGCGTTAAAGGGAGCAAAAATTTTACGCGTACACGATGTAAAAGAAACCGTGCAAGCGATGAAAGTTATTAGTGCGTTTAAGAATTAACATGACATAAAAATAGGACGAAGCGTGAGTAAAAGAAAATATTTTGGCACTGACGGTATACGAGGTACTGTTGGACAATTCCCCATCACACCAGAGTTTGTATTAAAGCTAGGCTGGGCCTTAGGCCAAGCTTTAGGGAATAAAGGAAGCGTAGTTATAGGGAAAGATACGCGTATCTCCGGTTATATGTTTGAGTCAGTGCTTGAGGCTGGCCTAACGGCTGCTGGTGTTAACAGTTTGTTAGTAGGGCCGATGCCGACTCCTGCAATTGCTTACCTAACACGAACCTTTAGAGCCGATGCCGGTATAGTGATCAGTGCTTCACATAACCCTTATCATGATAATGGTATTAAATTTTTCTCTGCGGATGGTACTAAATTTCCGGATGACGTTGAGTTGGAAATTGAGGCACTAATGGAGCAAGAGATGACCACGCTAGCCAGCGACAAGTTAGGTAAGGCGTTTCGTATTGAAGATGCCACTGCTAGGTATATTGAATTCTGTAAAGCCAGCTTTCCCAATAATTTATCATTAAAAGGACAGAAACTGGTGGTAGATTGTGCACATGGAGCGACTTACCACATAGCACCCCATGTTTTTAAGGAACTGGGTGCTGAAGTAATCGTTATTGGTAATACACCTGATGGTTTAAATATCAATTTAGACTGCGGTGCTACGGCAACAAATGCATTGTCAAAAGCAGTGGTGGAACACAAAGCTGACTTGGGAATTGCCTTCGATGGCGACGGTGACCGAGTTATGATGGTTGATAGCGATGGCAGTCTGATTAATGGTGACCAACTGATTTGGCTTTTAGCTAAGCACCTCAATAATAAAGGTGAGCTACAAGGTGGTGTTGCTGGAACCTTGATGACTAATATGGCTGTAGAAGTCGATTTAAAGAAAGAAAAAATCGAATTTGAACGCACAAAAGTGGGCGACAGGTATGTGATGCAATCACTCAAACAAAATAACTGGAAACTTGGCGGAGAATCGTCTGGCCATGTAATTTGTTTGGACTACAACTCTACGGGCGATGGTATTGTTGCTGCGTTGCAAGTACTCAATGCTTTGAAAGAAACTGAGCAAACGCTAAAGAGTTTTTCAAATTTGCATCCATTGTTTCCACAAGAGTTGATCAACGTCCGTGTAGATGATGCTGATTCAATCTTAGAAAAGCAAGAGTTGAAAACATTGGTTTCAGATGTTGAGCAACAACTAGGGGATTCCGGTCGAGTATTGATTCGCAAGTCTGGGACCGAGCCTCTGATACGCGTTATGGTCGAAGCGAAAGACGAAACTATGACAAAAAACTATGCAAATATGATTGCAAGTAAAGTTCAAGAGTTAGTGTAGAAAATTGTAAAATTGTACAAAGTTGAGTATATTTTGCAGTGTAAGTTATTGTTTCATGTATAATGGCTTTACTCTTTAAACACAGGAAAAAAGGAAGAGGGCAAAATTATGAAAAAGAAACTAATCGCAGCAGCATGTATGTTGGCTTTAGGCTCAACAGCATTTGCAGACGAAGGTGAAGTGAAAGATCGTTACGGTTTTTATGCTTATGCTGGTATGCATAACTTAGAACTAGATTCTTCGCGATTGACAAATGACCGACTTGGCGGGAACTTTGGTTTAGGTTGGGCTTTTAATAAGAACTGGCAAATCGAAGGACAGTATGCTTACACAGATGATGCCTTTAACAGAGCTTCTGGTAATCGTACGGACATTATTACGTATAGCTTAGACGTTTTATATAACGATACTAGCTGGTTGGGTAGCGCAGCTACACATCCTTTCTTGAAAGTCGGTTATGGTCAACATGACGACAAATATGGTGTATATCATCCAGACTTTGAAGACGAGTTCTATAAAGTCGGTTTAGGTATTCAGCACTTTGCAAACGACGACGTTTTCATGCGCTTAGGTTATGACTTCATGGATTCGGGCGAGCGTGGCGATGACAAAATGCTATATTTTAATGTTGGTTTATTCTTTGGTGATACCGTTCGTTCAGGTGCTGCACCAAAAGTAGAGCCAAAGAAAGAAGCTAAAGACTCAGATGGCGATGGTGTTTTAGATGCTAACGATCGTTGTCCAGGTACTCCAGCTGGCGCAGCAGTTGATGCTTATGGTTGTGCTCTTGATAGTGATGGCGACGGTGTTGCTGACTATAAAGATGCATGTCCTGGTACTGAAGCTGGTGCAAAAGTTGACGAGAAAGGCTGTAAGATTGAGCCTAAAGAAGAAGTTGTTGTTGATATGCGTTTGAACTTTGACGTTGACAAGTACCAAATCAAACCAGAAATGGTTTCTGAAATTGCGAAAGTTGCTGAGTTCTTACGTCAATACCCAAGCGTAAATGCGCAGATTCAAGGTCACACGGATAGCACTGGTTCTAACCAGTACAACCAAGGCCTATCTGAGCGTCGTGCTAATGCGGTAAAAGACTACT
Proteins encoded:
- the glmM gene encoding phosphoglucosamine mutase, whose translation is MSKRKYFGTDGIRGTVGQFPITPEFVLKLGWALGQALGNKGSVVIGKDTRISGYMFESVLEAGLTAAGVNSLLVGPMPTPAIAYLTRTFRADAGIVISASHNPYHDNGIKFFSADGTKFPDDVELEIEALMEQEMTTLASDKLGKAFRIEDATARYIEFCKASFPNNLSLKGQKLVVDCAHGATYHIAPHVFKELGAEVIVIGNTPDGLNINLDCGATATNALSKAVVEHKADLGIAFDGDGDRVMMVDSDGSLINGDQLIWLLAKHLNNKGELQGGVAGTLMTNMAVEVDLKKEKIEFERTKVGDRYVMQSLKQNNWKLGGESSGHVICLDYNSTGDGIVAALQVLNALKETEQTLKSFSNLHPLFPQELINVRVDDADSILEKQELKTLVSDVEQQLGDSGRVLIRKSGTEPLIRVMVEAKDETMTKNYANMIASKVQELV
- a CDS encoding OmpA family protein, giving the protein MKKKLIAAACMLALGSTAFADEGEVKDRYGFYAYAGMHNLELDSSRLTNDRLGGNFGLGWAFNKNWQIEGQYAYTDDAFNRASGNRTDIITYSLDVLYNDTSWLGSAATHPFLKVGYGQHDDKYGVYHPDFEDEFYKVGLGIQHFANDDVFMRLGYDFMDSGERGDDKMLYFNVGLFFGDTVRSGAAPKVEPKKEAKDSDGDGVLDANDRCPGTPAGAAVDAYGCALDSDGDGVADYKDACPGTEAGAKVDEKGCKIEPKEEVVVDMRLNFDVDKYQIKPEMVSEIAKVAEFLRQYPSVNAQIQGHTDSTGSNQYNQGLSERRANAVKDYLINNFGISESRLSSVGYGEERPIADNSTSEGRALNRRAEAHAETMK
- the ftsH gene encoding ATP-dependent zinc metalloprotease FtsH, which codes for MSDLVKNILFWVIAAVILFVVIDAIQEKQLDDSKIPFSEFVEKIEAKEVDDVVINPNDIVVSGRETGSNRNIRAEIPDGGHGKLNEILLENKVQYSGKKREGGGFGTFLLSFGPILLLIAVWIYFMRQMQGGGKGGGALSFGKSKARMLSEDQVKTTFADVAGVEEAKEEVGELVDFLRDPRKFQRLGGKIPRGVLMVGPPGTGKTLLARAIAGEAKVPFFTISGSDFVEMFVGVGASRVRDMFEQAKKHAPCIIFIDEIDAVGRHRGAGLGGGHDEREQTLNQLLVEMDGFEGGEGVIVIAATNRPDVLDPALLRPGRFDRQVIVGLPDIKGREQIIKVHMRKIPVGDDVEPSLIARGTPGFSGADLANLVNEAALFAARDNLRTVGMEQFEKAKDKILMGAERRSMVMTEEEKLNTAYHEAGHAIVGLRVPSHDPVYKVSIIPRGRALGVTMYLPEQDKYSLSKEALESQLSSLFGGRIAEELLNGADKVTTGASNDIERATDIARNMVTKWGLSEKLGPMSYAEDEDEVFLGRSVTQHKNISDETARMIDSEIRDIIERNYERAKTILNEDMDKLHAMAKALMKYETIDAKQIDDIMKGEEPQPPADWSEKTSADDASDGGSANKQAPSQEPEDNPSQRQSDD
- the rlmE gene encoding 23S rRNA (uridine(2552)-2'-O)-methyltransferase RlmE, which codes for MSRTKSSQRWMKEHFDDPYVKKSQKDGYRSRAVYKLEELDQKYQLVKPGCTIVDLGAAPGGWSQYAAYKIGSKGKIFALDILPMDPLPDVNFIQGDFREESVLNQLLDMIGDHKATLVLSDMAPNMSGMDAIDQPKGMYLAELALELAREVSAKGASYVVKVFQGEGFDEYIRQCRQSFDKVMIRKPDASRARSREVYVVGQGYKG
- the folP gene encoding dihydropteroate synthase; the protein is MSKLESLLNRPRPLVMGILNTTPDSFSDGGRYIHQEDAEKRIKEMLSAGADIIDIGGESTRPGAAEVSLEDELKRVIPLIKVAKALGAIVSVDTSKAEVMSRALEHNVDLINDVRALQEKGALEAVTGSGAYLCLMHMKGQPRTMQQNPQYDDVVAEVQDMLRKRIAECEKHGIDRKKIIVDPGFGFGKSLKHNTELMGRLELLQGLGCPVLVGVSRKTMIGQILDQEIPERLVGSVVAATYAALKGAKILRVHDVKETVQAMKVISAFKN